A single window of Nocardioides kongjuensis DNA harbors:
- a CDS encoding GMC oxidoreductase → MSESPRSASSRFTRRGFLATTGAAVGAASIGLPAMTSPAAGAAIGNGAQVPALVIGTGYGGAVAALRLAQAGVPVEMIEMGMTWDTPGSDGKIFPKVTSPDKRAYWLRTKTKAPVSNFFGFPIDSNIERYTGVLDAEEFAGITVYQGRGVGGGSLVNGGMAVTPKQSRFASILPSVDAAEMYATYYPRANAGLGVGSIDPTWFESAACYQYARVGRKHAQRSGFAWTFVPDVYDWNYMKAEQAGTVTRSALDGQVMYGNDHGKKSLVQTYLAQALATGRVNVSPLHKVTSVAPVPGGSGYTVTIDQLNTSGDTVATKTVTAAKVFFAAGSVGTSKLLVRLKATGVLPNLNAEIGKGWGDNGNVMCGRANHMWDPTGELQSTIPCSGIDNWDAGGAFAEVAPLPTGIETYASLYLSITRTTRRAEFSWNPSTGKVDLSWQTAWKQDSINMAKTIFDKINSKEGTIYRTDLFGGYKIWQDGLTYHPLGGAVINKATDNYGRLHGYDGLYVIDGALIPGNTTVNPFVTITALAERNIDNILANDV, encoded by the coding sequence ATGTCCGAAAGCCCCCGTTCCGCGTCGTCCCGCTTCACCCGTCGCGGATTCCTGGCGACCACCGGAGCCGCCGTCGGCGCCGCGTCGATCGGCCTGCCGGCGATGACGAGTCCGGCCGCCGGAGCCGCCATCGGCAACGGCGCCCAGGTCCCGGCGCTCGTCATCGGCACCGGGTACGGCGGCGCCGTCGCCGCGCTCCGGCTCGCCCAGGCCGGCGTACCCGTGGAGATGATCGAGATGGGCATGACGTGGGACACCCCCGGCTCGGACGGCAAGATCTTCCCCAAGGTCACCTCGCCCGACAAGCGCGCCTACTGGCTGCGCACGAAGACGAAGGCGCCGGTCAGCAACTTCTTCGGCTTCCCGATCGACAGCAACATCGAGCGCTACACCGGGGTCCTGGACGCCGAGGAGTTCGCCGGGATCACCGTCTACCAGGGTCGCGGCGTCGGCGGCGGCTCCCTGGTCAACGGCGGCATGGCGGTCACGCCGAAGCAGTCCCGGTTCGCCTCGATCCTGCCGTCGGTCGACGCCGCCGAGATGTACGCCACCTACTACCCGCGGGCCAACGCCGGGCTCGGCGTCGGTTCGATCGACCCGACCTGGTTCGAGAGCGCCGCGTGCTACCAGTACGCGCGGGTGGGCCGCAAGCACGCGCAGCGCTCCGGCTTCGCGTGGACCTTCGTGCCGGACGTCTACGACTGGAACTACATGAAGGCCGAGCAGGCCGGCACCGTCACGCGGTCCGCGCTCGACGGCCAGGTCATGTACGGCAACGACCACGGCAAGAAGTCGCTCGTGCAGACCTACCTCGCCCAGGCCCTGGCCACCGGCCGGGTCAACGTCTCACCGCTGCACAAGGTCACCTCGGTCGCCCCCGTGCCCGGCGGCAGCGGCTACACCGTGACGATCGACCAGCTCAACACCAGCGGCGACACCGTGGCGACCAAGACCGTCACGGCTGCGAAGGTGTTCTTCGCCGCCGGCAGCGTCGGCACCAGCAAGCTGCTCGTGAGGCTCAAGGCGACCGGGGTGCTCCCCAACCTCAACGCCGAGATCGGCAAGGGCTGGGGCGACAACGGCAACGTCATGTGCGGGCGCGCCAACCACATGTGGGACCCGACCGGCGAGCTCCAGTCCACCATCCCCTGCTCGGGCATCGACAACTGGGACGCCGGCGGCGCCTTCGCCGAGGTCGCTCCCCTGCCGACCGGCATCGAGACCTACGCGTCGCTCTACCTGTCGATCACCCGCACCACGCGGCGCGCGGAGTTCAGCTGGAACCCCTCGACCGGCAAGGTCGACCTGTCCTGGCAGACCGCCTGGAAGCAGGACTCGATCAACATGGCCAAGACGATCTTCGACAAGATCAACAGCAAGGAGGGGACGATCTACCGGACCGACCTCTTCGGCGGCTACAAGATCTGGCAGGACGGCCTGACCTACCACCCGCTCGGCGGCGCCGTCATCAACAAGGCCACCGACAACTACGGCCGCCTGCACGGGTACGACGGCCTGTACGTCATCGACGGCGCGCTGATCCCCGGCAACACCACGGTCAACCCGTTCGTCACGATCACCGCGCTGGCCGAGCGCAACATCGACAACATCCTGGCCAACGACGTCTGA
- a CDS encoding DNA polymerase ligase N-terminal domain-containing protein — protein MGDLLERYRRKRDFTRTPEPAGAVGEQPAGARFVVQRHRASRLHYDLRFEIDGVLVSWAVPKGPTLDPGARRLAVHVEDHPIEYLHFEGVIPSGQYGGGDVIVWDTGTWEPVRTDDPRAAVRDGELHAEVHGHKLRGRLVLVRTGAEGDRESWMLLHKRDAHAVDGWNPEEHPRSVLTGRTNDDVAADPDRRWRSGAPAAEAEEVLLPDPLPDEAVASLEDLGREGTWEVFGRRLKLTNLDKVLFPGEPPVTKRELLAYTARIAPVAIPYLRGRPLNLHRYPDGADAKGFWHKQRPDHAPDWLGAWDNPEADPGETTTYVVADEPAALVWAANFGALEWHPWTSLATAPHEPTYALVDIDPGERTTWEEVLTLARLHRTALDHLGVLARPKVTGRRGIQVWIPVVPGYTFDDTRAWVEQLSRTVGKVLPDLVSWKWEVRARKGRARLDYTQNAINKTLVAPYSPRPAPGAPVSVPIGWGELDDPGLRPDRWTIRTVLDRLASRGDPFQALLDAGQELPEIT, from the coding sequence ATGGGCGACCTGCTCGAGAGGTATCGGCGCAAGCGCGACTTCACCCGCACCCCGGAGCCGGCGGGCGCCGTCGGCGAGCAGCCGGCCGGCGCGCGGTTCGTCGTCCAGCGGCACCGCGCCAGCCGGCTCCACTACGACCTGAGGTTCGAGATCGACGGCGTCCTGGTGAGCTGGGCGGTGCCGAAGGGCCCGACCCTCGACCCGGGGGCGCGCCGCCTGGCGGTGCACGTCGAGGACCACCCGATCGAGTACCTGCACTTCGAGGGCGTCATCCCCTCGGGACAGTACGGCGGCGGGGACGTCATCGTGTGGGACACCGGCACGTGGGAGCCGGTGAGGACCGACGACCCGCGGGCCGCCGTACGCGACGGCGAGCTGCACGCCGAGGTCCACGGGCACAAGCTGCGGGGCCGGCTGGTCCTGGTCCGCACGGGCGCCGAGGGTGATCGCGAGTCCTGGATGCTGCTTCACAAGCGCGACGCGCACGCCGTCGACGGCTGGAACCCCGAGGAGCACCCACGCTCGGTGCTCACGGGCCGCACCAACGACGACGTGGCCGCCGACCCCGACCGCCGCTGGCGATCCGGCGCACCGGCGGCCGAGGCGGAGGAGGTCCTCCTGCCCGACCCGCTGCCGGACGAGGCCGTCGCGTCGCTCGAGGACCTCGGGCGCGAGGGGACGTGGGAGGTGTTCGGACGACGGTTGAAGCTCACCAACCTCGACAAGGTGCTCTTCCCCGGCGAGCCACCGGTCACGAAGCGCGAGCTGCTCGCCTACACCGCGCGGATCGCGCCGGTCGCGATCCCCTACCTGCGCGGCCGGCCGCTCAACCTGCACCGCTACCCGGACGGGGCCGACGCGAAGGGCTTCTGGCACAAGCAGCGCCCCGACCACGCGCCCGACTGGCTGGGCGCCTGGGACAACCCGGAGGCCGATCCCGGCGAGACCACGACGTACGTCGTCGCGGACGAGCCGGCCGCTCTGGTCTGGGCAGCCAACTTCGGCGCCCTCGAGTGGCACCCGTGGACGTCACTGGCGACCGCGCCGCACGAGCCGACGTACGCGCTCGTCGACATCGACCCGGGCGAGCGGACCACGTGGGAGGAGGTGCTGACCCTGGCCCGGCTGCACCGCACCGCCCTCGACCACCTCGGCGTGCTGGCGCGCCCGAAGGTCACCGGCCGCCGGGGCATCCAGGTGTGGATCCCCGTCGTGCCGGGCTACACCTTCGACGACACCCGGGCCTGGGTCGAGCAGCTCTCCCGCACGGTCGGGAAGGTGCTGCCCGACCTGGTCAGCTGGAAGTGGGAGGTCCGCGCCCGCAAGGGCAGGGCACGACTGGACTACACGCAGAACGCGATCAACAAGACCCTGGTCGCGCCGTACTCGCCACGCCCGGCGCCCGGCGCACCCGTCTCGGTGCCGATCGGCTGGGGCGAGCTCGACGATCCCGGCCTGCGGCCGGACCGCTGGACCATCCGGACCGTCCTCGACCGTCTCGCCTCGCGCGGCGACCCGTTCCAGGCCCTGCTCGACGCGGGGCAGGAGCTGCCCGAGATCACCTGA
- a CDS encoding DUF202 domain-containing protein: MTRPTGVEQATEQGTQTERTRLAWSRSVLSLLGVVLVEARVLGAVDGVLAVTVIAAGLLVATAALAAVARRHPRRRPGGDLRRDLDGRLPGAVAALAGLSGLGALVLVVA; this comes from the coding sequence GTGACGCGGCCCACCGGCGTCGAGCAGGCCACAGAGCAGGGCACGCAGACCGAGCGGACCCGGCTCGCGTGGTCGCGCAGCGTGCTGTCGCTGCTGGGCGTGGTGCTCGTCGAGGCCCGGGTGCTGGGCGCGGTCGACGGCGTGCTCGCGGTGACCGTGATCGCCGCCGGGCTGCTCGTCGCGACGGCCGCCCTGGCCGCGGTGGCCCGCCGGCATCCCCGCCGCCGGCCCGGCGGCGACCTGCGACGCGACCTCGACGGTCGGCTCCCGGGGGCCGTGGCTGCGCTCGCCGGCCTGTCCGGCCTGGGCGCACTCGTGCTGGTGGTGGCCTGA
- a CDS encoding YidH family protein, protein MTVRRPRSVYDLGAEPDPRFTFANERTFLAWIRTALALMAAGVALDSLASALPEAPRRWVAACLILAGVVGCGLAWLRWMANERALREARPLPGLPLGIALAVLVAAGGLVLVALTLGAS, encoded by the coding sequence GTGACCGTGCGGCGCCCGCGCAGCGTCTACGACCTCGGGGCCGAGCCGGACCCGCGGTTCACCTTCGCCAACGAGCGGACCTTCCTGGCATGGATCCGCACGGCACTCGCCCTGATGGCTGCCGGCGTCGCGCTCGACTCGCTCGCCAGCGCGCTGCCCGAGGCGCCGCGCCGCTGGGTCGCCGCCTGCCTGATCCTCGCCGGCGTCGTGGGTTGCGGCCTCGCCTGGCTGCGCTGGATGGCCAACGAGCGGGCGTTGCGCGAGGCCCGGCCGTTGCCCGGCCTGCCGCTCGGGATCGCGCTCGCGGTGCTGGTCGCCGCCGGGGGACTGGTGCTCGTCGCGCTGACGCTCGGTGCGTCGTGA
- a CDS encoding LysR family transcriptional regulator → MERRQLEYFVAVVDQGGFGRASEAVHVTQPSLSQAIAALEKDLGVTLFHRLGRKVKLTAAGEALLAPARQVLRDHAVARAAVAKVRGGYDGTLDIASTPTVAAHPLTALLGRFSQLYPGINVRITDCDVPGGAAAIVGGGQCEIGVVRLPAATTGLQAIALGEQEFFLVLPPDSPDPGPGPVELSVLAELPLIATPPGTASRKRLDDSLAIANVTEPRIVVETIYRATIPKLVAAGVGASLLPRHMAQEAAELGARVVATTPAVAHEIGIVRREGPLSPAARAFIDLALEMAPFGAEGEQP, encoded by the coding sequence ATGGAACGCCGTCAGCTCGAGTACTTCGTCGCCGTCGTCGACCAGGGCGGCTTCGGGCGGGCCTCGGAGGCCGTCCACGTGACCCAGCCGTCGCTGTCGCAGGCGATCGCGGCGCTGGAGAAGGACCTCGGCGTCACCCTGTTCCACCGGCTCGGCCGCAAGGTCAAGCTGACCGCCGCCGGCGAGGCGCTGCTGGCGCCGGCCCGCCAGGTGCTGCGCGACCACGCGGTCGCGCGGGCCGCCGTGGCCAAGGTGCGCGGCGGGTACGACGGCACGCTCGACATCGCGTCCACCCCGACCGTGGCCGCGCACCCGCTGACCGCCCTGCTGGGGCGGTTCAGCCAGCTCTACCCCGGCATCAACGTGCGGATCACCGACTGCGACGTGCCCGGCGGTGCGGCGGCGATCGTCGGTGGCGGCCAGTGCGAGATCGGCGTGGTGCGTCTGCCTGCGGCCACGACCGGCCTGCAGGCGATCGCCCTCGGCGAGCAGGAGTTCTTCCTGGTGCTGCCGCCGGACAGCCCCGACCCCGGGCCGGGGCCGGTGGAGCTGTCGGTGCTCGCCGAGCTCCCGCTGATCGCGACCCCGCCGGGCACGGCGTCGCGCAAGCGGCTCGACGACTCGCTCGCGATCGCCAACGTCACCGAGCCGCGCATCGTGGTGGAGACGATCTACCGCGCGACCATCCCGAAGCTGGTCGCGGCCGGCGTCGGCGCCTCGCTCCTCCCGCGGCACATGGCGCAGGAGGCTGCCGAGCTCGGCGCCAGGGTCGTCGCCACGACGCCCGCGGTCGCCCACGAGATCGGCATCGTGCGCCGCGAGGGTCCGCTCTCCCCGGCGGCCCGGGCGTTCATCGACCTCGCCCTCGAGATGGCGCCGTTCGGCGCGGAGGGGGAGCAGCCGTGA
- a CDS encoding ABC transporter substrate-binding protein produces the protein MKTLRTGLAAATAAALALALTACGGGGEERKTEDGLTVVTVAYTPIYSVGALKLGMDQGFFEKQGLRVELKQVANPPSGIAAVAGDEVDFNYTPSIPFVNAIANGVQLEIVGAADGYDEGTKAAVEADPSLALQHDDSGVVAAADSGITRARDLEGKTVSVPARGAQLEVTIAAAVKADGGDPAKINWITLDFPSAVSSLKSGRVDAAGLVVPFLSQAEDAGGKLVLSPGLEFFDDGAVGMWVTSASLAKKDPEIVKSFQTAVEQTNEYAEAHIADAQKAAAEVLKTDLATVQAGSEPAFPATVDPADVQSVIERMKELGYLKKDVDAASLVFGS, from the coding sequence ATGAAGACCCTGCGCACAGGGCTGGCCGCCGCCACCGCCGCCGCACTCGCACTCGCACTCACCGCCTGCGGGGGTGGAGGCGAGGAGCGCAAGACCGAGGACGGGCTGACGGTCGTCACCGTCGCCTACACGCCGATCTACTCCGTCGGCGCCCTCAAGCTCGGCATGGACCAGGGCTTCTTCGAGAAGCAGGGCCTGCGGGTCGAGCTGAAGCAGGTCGCCAACCCGCCCAGCGGCATCGCAGCCGTCGCCGGCGACGAGGTCGACTTCAACTACACCCCCTCGATCCCCTTCGTGAACGCGATCGCCAACGGCGTGCAGCTCGAGATCGTCGGCGCCGCCGACGGATACGACGAGGGCACCAAGGCCGCCGTCGAGGCCGACCCCTCGCTCGCACTGCAGCACGACGACAGCGGGGTCGTCGCCGCAGCGGACTCCGGCATCACCCGGGCCCGCGACCTCGAGGGCAAGACCGTCTCGGTCCCGGCGCGCGGCGCCCAGCTCGAGGTGACGATCGCCGCGGCGGTCAAGGCCGACGGCGGTGACCCGGCGAAGATCAACTGGATCACCCTCGACTTCCCCAGCGCGGTCAGCTCGCTGAAGTCCGGTCGTGTCGACGCCGCCGGCCTCGTCGTCCCCTTCCTCTCCCAGGCCGAGGACGCCGGCGGCAAGCTGGTCCTCTCCCCCGGCCTCGAGTTCTTCGACGACGGCGCCGTGGGCATGTGGGTCACCTCGGCCTCCCTCGCGAAGAAGGACCCCGAGATCGTGAAGTCCTTCCAGACCGCCGTCGAGCAGACCAACGAGTACGCCGAGGCGCACATCGCCGATGCCCAGAAGGCTGCCGCCGAGGTGCTGAAGACCGACCTGGCCACGGTGCAGGCGGGCTCGGAGCCGGCGTTCCCGGCGACGGTGGACCCGGCCGACGTGCAGTCGGTGATCGAGCGGATGAAGGAGCTCGGCTACCTCAAGAAGGACGTCGACGCCGCCTCCCTCGTCTTCGGCAGCTGA
- a CDS encoding ABC transporter permease: protein MPTLRPGSLRRYAVGAASIGVTALLWQWAVTGPLADKPFATVPEILGRLRDFAGDPLFWSSLGETFRVAAIGLVISVVLGVAAGLLVGQSDLAYRSTRVLVEFLKPIPPIVILPLLVLVLGPTGDMGIFLVAFGGVFPLITQTAHGVHDVDPVAAETARSFRLTRWQRIRTLVAPTALPFVATGVRISASAALVIALVSEIIGGAPGLGKDLVLAQTTGDYPAIYALVVTFGVLGVLINAVLAAVERRALFWHSSVRSEVTA from the coding sequence ATGCCCACCCTCCGTCCCGGCAGCCTCCGGCGCTACGCCGTCGGCGCGGCCAGCATCGGGGTCACCGCCCTGCTCTGGCAGTGGGCCGTGACCGGGCCGCTCGCCGACAAGCCCTTCGCGACGGTGCCCGAGATCCTCGGCCGGCTGCGCGACTTCGCCGGCGACCCGCTGTTCTGGTCCTCGCTCGGCGAGACCTTCCGGGTCGCGGCCATCGGCCTGGTCATCTCGGTCGTGCTCGGTGTCGCGGCCGGCCTGCTGGTCGGCCAGTCGGACCTGGCCTACCGCAGCACCCGGGTGCTCGTGGAGTTCCTCAAGCCGATCCCGCCTATCGTGATCCTGCCGCTGCTGGTGCTGGTCCTCGGCCCGACCGGGGACATGGGGATCTTCCTCGTCGCCTTCGGCGGGGTCTTCCCGCTGATCACCCAGACGGCCCACGGCGTCCACGACGTCGACCCCGTCGCGGCAGAGACGGCGCGGTCGTTCCGGCTCACCCGGTGGCAGCGGATCCGCACCCTGGTGGCGCCGACGGCGCTGCCGTTCGTCGCCACCGGCGTGCGGATCAGCGCCAGCGCCGCGCTCGTCATCGCACTGGTCTCGGAGATCATCGGCGGGGCCCCCGGCCTGGGCAAGGACCTGGTCCTCGCCCAGACCACCGGCGACTACCCCGCGATCTACGCACTGGTGGTGACCTTCGGCGTCCTCGGCGTCCTCATCAACGCCGTGCTGGCCGCGGTCGAGCGACGCGCCCTGTTCTGGCACTCCTCGGTCCGGTCGGAGGTGACCGCATGA
- a CDS encoding ABC transporter permease — MTRRLWLVALELWLPVVVLIGWWVWSAGAAEPFFPPLREILTRFREMWLFDQFVSDVLPSLRNMVVGFAIASVVGIAVGMVLARVRLLREALEPLMHFVRATPGVALVPIFILLLGFGPSMKISIIATAAVFPTIIATMDGVRSADPVLLDISRAYQLTRRQRVTKVLLPAAGPQIFAGLQVSLQVAFVVMIASEMLGSTEGIGALTLLAQQSFAVTDMWSGIVLLGLLGYLVNLLFLLARSRVLHWYDGTRKAAKE; from the coding sequence ATGACCCGCCGCCTGTGGCTGGTGGCCCTCGAGCTGTGGCTGCCCGTCGTCGTCCTCATCGGCTGGTGGGTCTGGTCGGCCGGTGCCGCCGAGCCGTTCTTCCCGCCCCTGCGGGAGATCCTCACCCGGTTCCGGGAGATGTGGCTCTTCGACCAGTTCGTCAGCGACGTGCTGCCGAGCCTGCGCAACATGGTCGTCGGCTTCGCGATCGCCTCGGTCGTCGGCATCGCCGTCGGCATGGTGCTGGCCCGGGTCCGGCTGCTCCGCGAGGCGCTCGAGCCGCTGATGCACTTCGTCCGGGCCACGCCCGGAGTCGCCCTGGTGCCGATCTTCATCCTGCTCCTCGGGTTCGGTCCGAGCATGAAGATCTCGATCATCGCCACCGCGGCGGTGTTCCCGACGATCATCGCGACCATGGACGGCGTCCGCAGCGCCGACCCGGTGCTGCTCGACATCTCCCGCGCCTACCAGCTGACCCGCCGGCAGCGCGTCACGAAGGTGCTGCTCCCCGCAGCGGGTCCGCAGATCTTCGCCGGCCTCCAGGTGAGCCTGCAGGTGGCGTTCGTGGTGATGATCGCCAGCGAGATGCTCGGCTCCACCGAGGGCATCGGCGCCCTGACCCTCCTGGCCCAGCAGAGCTTCGCGGTCACCGACATGTGGTCCGGCATCGTCCTGCTCGGTCTCCTGGGCTACCTCGTCAACCTCCTCTTCCTCCTCGCCCGCAGCCGTGTCCTGCACTGGTACGACGGCACCCGAAAGGCGGCCAAAGAATGA
- a CDS encoding ABC transporter ATP-binding protein, with product MSERQVRLSIEGLHKGYGAGAARKEVISDLTFDVLAGEFVCIVGPSGAGKTTLLKCLTGLHPASSGAVRLDGKVVDGPPRQMALVLQEYTRSLMPWLTVEKNVRLPLANLRIGKAEREQRITDALREVGLSDVRTSYPWQLSGGMQQRVAIARALAYRPEVLVMDEPFASVDAQTRADLEDLMLKVRQDFGITIVLVTHDIDEAVYLSDRVVVVTKGPCTVDEIISVELPFPRDQIETKSDPRFVDLRARVFSRIKASA from the coding sequence ATGAGCGAACGCCAGGTCCGGCTCTCGATCGAGGGCCTGCACAAGGGGTACGGCGCCGGCGCGGCCCGCAAGGAGGTCATCTCCGACCTCACCTTCGACGTGCTGGCGGGCGAGTTCGTCTGCATCGTCGGCCCCTCCGGCGCCGGCAAGACCACCCTGCTGAAGTGCCTGACCGGCCTGCACCCGGCCAGCTCGGGGGCGGTCCGCCTCGACGGCAAGGTCGTCGACGGTCCGCCGCGCCAGATGGCGCTGGTGCTCCAGGAGTACACCCGCTCGCTCATGCCGTGGCTGACCGTGGAGAAGAACGTCCGGCTGCCGCTGGCCAACCTCAGGATCGGCAAGGCCGAGCGCGAGCAGCGGATCACCGACGCGCTGCGCGAGGTCGGCCTGTCCGACGTACGCACGAGCTATCCGTGGCAGCTCTCCGGCGGCATGCAGCAGCGCGTCGCCATCGCCCGTGCCCTGGCCTACCGGCCCGAGGTGCTCGTGATGGACGAGCCGTTCGCCTCGGTGGACGCGCAGACCCGCGCCGACCTCGAGGACCTGATGCTCAAGGTGCGCCAGGACTTCGGGATCACCATCGTGCTGGTCACCCACGACATCGACGAGGCGGTCTACCTGTCCGACCGCGTCGTGGTGGTCACGAAGGGGCCGTGCACGGTCGACGAGATCATCTCGGTCGAGCTGCCGTTCCCCCGCGACCAGATCGAGACCAAGTCCGACCCGCGCTTCGTCGACCTGCGGGCGCGCGTCTTCTCGCGGATCAAGGCGTCCGCGTGA
- a CDS encoding sulfatase-like hydrolase/transferase codes for MSKVRGVVVLVADQLRADHLGFGGGQVPTPHLDALAAGGTVFDQAYVANPTCMPNRATIATGRWPSTHGTRTNGVTLDWDAQTFMRSMQRAGWSTAAVGKLHFQTMGWPYEDDQLADMARHAPELVDAALADAVERDRPAQWDTWESFDRHRAAHLELPPDYYGFDTVDLVIGHGDAPGGHYAHWARARGLDPDTVRIMGDALVGYPGWEQVYQSEVPVELHPTTYVTERAIDRLEQLAAGDAPFCLFVSYPDPHHPFAPPGDYWHRVDPSAVELPATFFDRHDRSPEHVRQIVAERGRPAADPTMTWSPTEEQYRHALAAELGLVSLLDDSIGRILGRLEDLGVADDTAVVFTADHGDLFGDHGLMLKHFVHYQGVTRVPLIVRTPGGDAGRSSALVSSADIAPTLLDLGGVPAYRGIQGTSLRSLVEGRASAVRPRLLVEEDQPFGLPGLPGPVHIRTLLTEDARFTVYGGHDVRELYALGDDADETTNLADTVDGAALQARLTADLAAELIRLSDTGIRPAASA; via the coding sequence GTGAGCAAGGTCCGCGGCGTCGTCGTCCTGGTCGCCGACCAGCTCCGGGCCGACCACCTCGGCTTCGGTGGCGGCCAGGTGCCGACCCCGCACCTCGACGCGCTGGCCGCGGGCGGCACCGTCTTCGACCAGGCCTACGTCGCGAACCCGACCTGCATGCCCAACCGGGCCACGATCGCCACCGGCCGCTGGCCGTCCACGCACGGCACCCGCACCAACGGCGTCACCCTGGACTGGGACGCGCAGACGTTCATGCGCTCGATGCAGCGGGCGGGCTGGAGCACCGCGGCCGTCGGCAAGCTGCACTTCCAGACCATGGGCTGGCCCTACGAGGACGACCAGCTCGCCGACATGGCGCGGCACGCACCCGAGCTCGTCGACGCAGCTCTGGCCGACGCCGTCGAGCGCGACCGCCCGGCGCAGTGGGACACCTGGGAGAGCTTCGACCGGCACCGGGCCGCCCACCTCGAGCTGCCGCCCGACTACTACGGCTTCGACACCGTCGACCTGGTGATCGGCCACGGCGACGCGCCGGGGGGCCACTACGCCCACTGGGCACGCGCCCGCGGGCTCGACCCGGACACGGTGCGGATCATGGGAGACGCGCTCGTCGGCTACCCCGGCTGGGAGCAGGTGTACCAGTCGGAGGTCCCGGTCGAGCTGCACCCGACGACGTACGTGACCGAGCGTGCGATCGACCGGCTCGAGCAGCTGGCGGCCGGCGACGCGCCGTTCTGCCTGTTCGTCTCCTACCCCGACCCCCACCACCCGTTCGCTCCTCCGGGCGACTACTGGCACCGGGTCGACCCGAGCGCCGTCGAGCTGCCCGCGACCTTCTTCGACCGGCACGACCGCTCCCCCGAGCACGTGCGGCAGATCGTCGCCGAGCGCGGCCGTCCCGCGGCGGACCCGACGATGACCTGGTCGCCCACCGAGGAGCAGTACCGCCACGCCCTGGCCGCCGAGCTGGGTCTGGTGTCGCTGCTCGACGACAGCATCGGCCGGATCCTCGGCCGACTCGAGGACCTCGGCGTCGCCGACGACACCGCGGTGGTGTTCACCGCCGACCACGGCGACCTGTTCGGGGACCACGGGCTGATGCTCAAGCACTTCGTGCACTACCAGGGGGTGACCCGGGTCCCGCTCATCGTCCGGACCCCTGGTGGCGACGCGGGGCGCTCGTCGGCACTCGTCAGCAGCGCGGACATCGCACCGACGCTGCTCGACCTGGGCGGCGTGCCGGCGTACCGCGGCATCCAGGGCACCAGCCTCCGCTCGCTGGTCGAGGGCCGGGCGTCCGCCGTACGGCCCCGCCTGCTCGTCGAGGAGGACCAGCCGTTCGGGCTCCCCGGCCTGCCCGGCCCGGTGCACATCCGCACGCTGCTGACCGAGGACGCCCGCTTCACCGTGTACGGCGGCCACGACGTGCGCGAGCTCTACGCCCTCGGCGACGACGCCGACGAGACCACCAACCTCGCCGACACCGTCGACGGCGCCGCGCTGCAGGCCCGGTTGACCGCCGACCTCGCCGCCGAGCTGATCCGGCTCAGCGACACCGGCATCCGTCCCGCTGCCTCCGCCTGA